One part of the Brevundimonas sp. NIBR11 genome encodes these proteins:
- a CDS encoding DUF6356 family protein, whose translation MIRALKTLFVDHPKEVGETYLEHAGVATRMGWRLAKLSGCAFIHAVMPGAHKTTVSTAIKRMADDMGYRAEVARESRMKDAGAFDPGL comes from the coding sequence ATGATCCGCGCCTTGAAGACCCTGTTCGTCGATCACCCCAAAGAGGTGGGCGAAACCTATCTGGAGCACGCCGGCGTCGCCACTCGGATGGGCTGGCGGCTGGCGAAGCTGTCGGGCTGCGCCTTCATCCACGCCGTCATGCCGGGCGCGCACAAGACGACCGTCTCCACCGCGATCAAGCGGATGGCCGACGACATGGGCTATCGCGCCGAGGTGGCCCGCGAAAGCCGGATGAAGGACGCCGGCGCCTTCGATCCCGGTCTTTAA
- a CDS encoding acyl-CoA dehydrogenase — protein MADGAASVTQTFKWDDPFDMESRLTEDERAIRDAARSYAREKLLPRVVAAFRDEEFDRTIMTEMGEMGFLGAMLPEQYGGSGVSHVAYGLIAREIEAVDSGYRSAMSVQSSLAMYPIYAFGSEEQKMRFLPRMAAGELVGCFGLTEADGGSDPASMKTNAVAVDGGYRLNGGKYWITNSPIADLAVVWAKLDGVIRGFIVERGFEGFTTGKIGDKLSLRASVTGDIGLNDVFVPEANLLPGVKGLRGPFSCLNKARYGISWGAMGAAEFCLHATRDYVGERMLFGRPLSSRQLVQKKLADMQTEIFLGLEGAYALGRLLDTGAWVPEAISLMKRNNCGKALAIAREARDMHGGAGITGELHVMRHAMNLETVNTYEGAHDVHALILGRAITGESAF, from the coding sequence ATGGCCGACGGCGCCGCATCCGTGACCCAGACCTTCAAATGGGACGACCCGTTCGACATGGAGAGCCGGCTGACCGAGGACGAGCGCGCCATCCGTGACGCGGCCCGGTCCTATGCCCGCGAGAAGCTTCTGCCGCGCGTCGTCGCCGCCTTCCGCGATGAAGAGTTCGACCGCACCATCATGACCGAGATGGGCGAGATGGGCTTCCTCGGCGCCATGCTGCCGGAACAGTACGGCGGATCGGGCGTCAGCCACGTCGCCTATGGGCTGATCGCGCGCGAGATCGAGGCGGTCGACAGCGGCTATCGCTCGGCCATGTCGGTGCAGTCGTCGCTGGCCATGTATCCGATCTACGCCTTCGGGTCCGAGGAGCAGAAAATGCGCTTCCTGCCACGGATGGCGGCAGGCGAACTGGTCGGCTGTTTCGGCCTGACGGAGGCGGACGGCGGGTCGGACCCGGCGTCGATGAAGACCAATGCTGTGGCGGTCGATGGCGGCTACAGGCTGAATGGCGGCAAATACTGGATCACCAACTCGCCGATCGCGGACCTGGCCGTGGTCTGGGCCAAGCTGGACGGGGTCATCCGGGGCTTCATCGTCGAGCGCGGGTTCGAGGGCTTCACCACCGGCAAGATCGGCGACAAGCTGTCGCTGCGGGCTTCGGTCACCGGCGACATCGGGCTGAACGACGTCTTCGTGCCCGAGGCCAATCTCCTGCCCGGCGTGAAGGGGCTGCGCGGGCCGTTCTCCTGCCTGAACAAGGCGCGCTACGGCATCAGCTGGGGCGCGATGGGCGCCGCCGAGTTCTGCCTGCATGCGACGCGGGACTATGTCGGCGAGCGGATGCTGTTCGGCCGGCCGCTGTCGTCGCGCCAGCTGGTGCAGAAGAAGCTGGCCGACATGCAGACCGAGATCTTCCTCGGGCTTGAGGGCGCCTATGCCCTGGGCCGCCTGCTGGACACCGGCGCCTGGGTGCCGGAGGCGATCTCGCTGATGAAGCGCAACAACTGCGGCAAGGCCCTGGCCATCGCCCGCGAGGCCCGCGACATGCACGGCGGAGCGGGAATCACCGGCGAGCTGCACGTGATGCGCCACGCGATGAACCTGGAGACCGTGAACACCTACGAGGGGGCGCATGACGTACACGCCCTGATCCTGGGACGGGCGATCACGGGCGAGAGCGCGTTCTAG
- a CDS encoding nuclear transport factor 2 family protein, with product MSTLAILTALALQTTTAADPASAEAVAVKAPVNATFAALAARDGALLAPHFDPEARMLVALERPDGTRAVRRLTGAEFAGGLRPGPETYQEVMPDPVIVIDGDVASVFGRYVFKVDGAIVHCGANHFDMVRRDGAWTIAGITWSQRTTRCEGSR from the coding sequence ATGTCCACGCTCGCGATCCTCACCGCCCTCGCGCTCCAGACGACCACGGCCGCCGACCCCGCCTCGGCCGAGGCCGTCGCTGTCAAGGCCCCGGTCAACGCAACCTTCGCCGCCCTGGCCGCCCGCGACGGCGCCCTTCTGGCCCCGCATTTCGATCCCGAGGCGCGCATGCTCGTCGCCCTCGAGCGCCCCGACGGAACCCGCGCCGTCCGCCGCCTGACAGGCGCCGAGTTCGCCGGCGGCCTGCGGCCCGGCCCCGAGACCTACCAGGAGGTTATGCCCGACCCGGTCATCGTCATCGACGGCGACGTCGCTTCGGTCTTCGGCCGTTACGTGTTCAAGGTCGACGGCGCCATCGTCCACTGCGGCGCCAACCATTTCGACATGGTGAGGAGGGACGGCGCCTGGACCATCGCCGGCATCACCTGGAGCCAGCGCACGACGAGGTGCGAGGGTTCGAGATGA
- a CDS encoding zf-TFIIB domain-containing protein: MPLLMCPNDNAQMTTLDRNGVQFDMCPTCRGVWLDRGELEKLMEGAAANAAPAQQAYAAPPQQSQPWGHAPQQPQYRDPHREQPRYRDDDYRYKKKKRDSIFDIFD, from the coding sequence TTGCCCCTTCTGATGTGCCCCAACGACAACGCCCAGATGACGACCCTGGACCGCAACGGCGTCCAGTTCGACATGTGCCCGACCTGCCGGGGCGTCTGGCTGGATCGCGGCGAGCTCGAAAAGCTGATGGAGGGCGCGGCCGCCAACGCCGCTCCGGCCCAGCAGGCCTATGCCGCGCCGCCCCAACAGAGCCAGCCCTGGGGTCACGCGCCGCAGCAGCCCCAATACCGAGATCCGCATCGCGAACAGCCGCGCTACCGCGACGACGACTACCGCTACAAAAAGAAGAAGCGCGACAGCATCTTCGACATCTTCGACTGA
- the polA gene encoding DNA polymerase I encodes MSDTAAPQALSEDRPLTQDGPAVRLWLIDASAYIFRAYHALPPLTRKSDGLPVGAVQGYCNMLWKLLKDMKGADGPTHLAAIFDHSEKTFRNDLYDLYKANRSAPPEDLVPQFPLVREATAAFGVHCVELPGYEADDLIATYACKVRDMGGECVIVSSDKDLMQLIGPSVVMWDPMKDRRLAEEAVMEKFGVTPDKMIDLQALIGDSVDNVPGAPGIGPKTAAQLLDEYGDLDTLLERAGEIKQPKRRETLINFRDQILLSRELVKLTCDAPAPEAIDDFKMRDPDPAVLSAFLEAMEFRSLQRRVGDGKLAGHDGSAFAPARPAPLTAPVISPRYAPQAVPEGVEKQAVDHDSYRCIQTLEELDAFLARATEAGIVGFDTETDALSATHAGLCGVSLAIGPNDACYIPLTHEHEPMAGSGGLDFGGEGDTRTPLEQLDKPTVLARLKTLLEDPAVLKVVQNGKYDLTVMARRGIRVAPTDDTMLISYVLEGGLHGHGMDELSRLHLGHDPIPFKHVAGVGRQQKSFKHVELKPATCYAAEDADVTLRLWRILKPRLAAEGLATVYETLERPLPAVLSDMELEGIRVDPARLRRLSSEFGLRMAELEQQAHELAGRPFSIGSPKQIGELLFGELNLTGGKKTASGQWETGAATLEALAETHPLPRAILDWRQLSKLKGTYTDALVAAMDEKTDRVHTSYQLAAATTGRLASSDPNLQNIPIRTETGRQIRQAFIARDGCVLISADYSQIELRLLAHIGDIPELKRAFKAGIDIHTATASEMFGVPVAEMDPETRRRAKAINFGIVYGISAFGLSNQLGIDQSEAGAYIKTYFERFPGIRDYMDKTRAEVRQAGFVSTVFGRRIHIPAIHSKSGAERQFGERAAINAPIQGAAADIIRRAMIRMPSALEAAGLSEVKMLLQVHDELVFECPDALAETAIPVIRRVMEGAAEPAVALTVPLVVEAKAAKNWDEAH; translated from the coding sequence ATGTCCGACACCGCCGCGCCCCAAGCCCTTTCCGAAGATCGCCCTCTCACTCAGGACGGGCCCGCCGTGCGGCTGTGGCTGATCGACGCCTCGGCCTACATCTTCCGCGCCTACCATGCGTTGCCGCCCCTGACGCGAAAGTCCGACGGCCTGCCGGTCGGTGCGGTGCAGGGCTACTGCAACATGCTGTGGAAGCTGCTGAAGGACATGAAGGGCGCCGACGGTCCGACCCACCTGGCCGCCATCTTCGACCATTCTGAGAAGACGTTCCGGAATGACCTCTACGACCTCTACAAGGCCAACCGCTCGGCCCCGCCCGAGGATCTGGTGCCGCAGTTTCCGCTGGTGCGTGAGGCGACGGCGGCCTTCGGCGTTCACTGCGTGGAACTGCCCGGCTACGAGGCCGACGATCTGATCGCGACCTATGCCTGCAAGGTCCGGGACATGGGCGGGGAGTGCGTGATCGTCTCGTCCGACAAGGACCTCATGCAGCTGATCGGCCCCTCGGTCGTGATGTGGGACCCGATGAAGGACCGCCGCCTGGCCGAAGAGGCGGTGATGGAGAAGTTCGGCGTGACCCCGGACAAGATGATCGACCTCCAGGCCCTGATCGGCGACAGCGTCGACAACGTCCCTGGCGCCCCCGGCATCGGTCCCAAGACGGCCGCACAGCTGCTGGACGAATACGGCGATCTCGACACGCTTCTGGAGCGGGCCGGGGAGATCAAACAGCCCAAGCGGCGCGAGACTCTGATCAATTTCCGGGATCAGATCCTGCTCAGCCGCGAGCTGGTGAAACTGACCTGCGACGCCCCGGCGCCCGAGGCCATCGACGATTTCAAGATGCGCGATCCCGATCCGGCCGTGCTGTCCGCCTTCCTGGAGGCGATGGAGTTCCGCAGCCTTCAGCGCCGCGTCGGCGACGGCAAGCTGGCGGGGCACGACGGCTCGGCCTTCGCCCCCGCCCGGCCCGCCCCCCTGACCGCTCCGGTCATCTCGCCTCGCTATGCGCCCCAGGCTGTTCCGGAGGGCGTCGAGAAACAGGCGGTGGATCACGACTCGTACCGCTGCATCCAGACGCTAGAGGAGCTGGACGCCTTCCTGGCGCGGGCGACGGAGGCGGGGATCGTCGGCTTCGACACCGAGACGGACGCCCTGTCGGCGACGCATGCGGGGCTGTGCGGAGTCAGCCTGGCCATCGGGCCGAACGACGCCTGCTACATCCCCCTGACCCACGAGCACGAGCCGATGGCGGGATCGGGCGGGCTGGATTTCGGTGGCGAGGGCGATACGCGCACGCCGCTGGAGCAGCTCGACAAGCCCACCGTCCTGGCGCGGCTCAAGACCCTGCTGGAGGACCCCGCCGTGCTGAAGGTCGTGCAGAACGGCAAATACGATCTGACCGTCATGGCGCGGCGAGGCATTCGGGTCGCGCCGACCGACGACACCATGCTGATCTCCTATGTGCTGGAGGGGGGCCTGCATGGGCACGGGATGGACGAGCTCAGCCGTCTGCATCTCGGCCACGACCCCATCCCCTTCAAGCACGTCGCCGGCGTCGGCCGTCAGCAGAAGTCGTTCAAGCACGTCGAGCTGAAACCGGCGACCTGCTACGCCGCCGAGGACGCGGACGTGACGCTCCGTCTATGGCGCATCCTCAAGCCCCGGCTGGCGGCGGAGGGACTGGCGACGGTGTACGAGACCCTGGAACGGCCCCTCCCCGCCGTCCTGTCCGACATGGAGCTGGAGGGGATCCGCGTCGATCCCGCCCGCCTGCGCCGCCTGTCGTCGGAGTTCGGCCTGCGCATGGCCGAGCTGGAGCAACAGGCGCACGAACTGGCCGGCCGCCCCTTCTCGATCGGCAGTCCCAAACAGATCGGCGAGCTTCTGTTCGGCGAGCTCAACCTGACCGGCGGCAAGAAGACCGCCTCGGGCCAGTGGGAGACCGGCGCCGCCACGCTGGAGGCCCTGGCTGAGACCCACCCCCTGCCGCGCGCCATCCTGGATTGGCGCCAGCTGTCCAAGCTGAAGGGCACCTATACCGACGCCCTGGTCGCGGCGATGGACGAGAAGACCGACCGGGTTCACACCAGCTATCAGCTGGCCGCCGCCACCACCGGCCGCCTCGCCTCCTCGGACCCGAACCTCCAGAACATCCCCATCCGCACCGAGACCGGCCGCCAGATCCGCCAGGCCTTCATCGCGCGCGACGGCTGCGTCCTGATCTCGGCCGACTACTCCCAGATCGAGCTGCGGCTTCTGGCCCACATCGGCGACATCCCCGAGCTGAAACGCGCCTTCAAGGCCGGCATCGACATCCACACGGCCACCGCGTCGGAGATGTTCGGCGTCCCGGTCGCCGAGATGGACCCCGAGACCCGCCGACGCGCCAAGGCCATCAATTTCGGCATCGTCTACGGCATCTCCGCCTTCGGCCTGTCGAACCAGCTGGGCATCGACCAGTCCGAGGCCGGGGCCTACATCAAGACCTATTTCGAACGCTTCCCCGGCATCCGCGACTATATGGACAAGACCCGCGCCGAGGTCCGCCAGGCGGGCTTCGTCTCCACCGTTTTCGGCCGCCGCATCCACATCCCGGCCATCCATTCGAAGTCGGGCGCCGAACGCCAGTTCGGCGAACGCGCCGCCATCAACGCCCCGATCCAGGGCGCCGCCGCCGACATCATCCGCCGCGCCATGATCCGCATGCCCTCAGCCCTCGAGGCCGCCGGGCTTTCGGAGGTCAAGATGCTGCTCCAGGTCCACGACGAACTGGTCTTCGAATGCCCGGACGCCCTGGCCGAAACCGCCATCCCGGTCATCCGCCGGGTCATGGAAGGCGCGGCGGAGCCGGCCGTGGCCCTCACCGTCCCTCTGGTCGTCGAGGCCAAGGCCGCCAAGAACTGGGACGAGGCGCACTAG
- a CDS encoding VOC family protein, with product MRYLHTMVRVADLDASLHFWTTQLGLEEVRRMENEKGRFTLIFLAAPKDKDRSAAERAPEVELTYNWDPEVYAGGRNFGHLAYKVDDIYATCQRLMDMGVVINRPPRDGNMAFVKSPDGISIELLQEGAPKEPAEPWLSMPNTGTW from the coding sequence ATGCGCTATCTGCACACCATGGTCCGTGTCGCCGACCTGGACGCCTCCCTGCATTTCTGGACGACCCAGCTGGGCCTCGAGGAGGTGCGCCGCATGGAAAACGAGAAGGGCCGGTTCACCCTGATCTTCCTGGCCGCGCCGAAGGACAAGGATCGCTCGGCCGCCGAGCGCGCCCCCGAGGTCGAGCTGACCTACAACTGGGATCCCGAGGTCTATGCGGGCGGGCGCAACTTCGGCCACCTCGCCTACAAGGTCGACGACATCTACGCGACCTGTCAGCGGCTGATGGACATGGGCGTGGTGATCAATCGGCCGCCGCGCGACGGCAACATGGCCTTCGTGAAGTCGCCGGACGGCATCTCCATCGAACTGCTCCAGGAGGGCGCGCCCAAGGAACCGGCCGAGCCGTGGCTGTCGATGCCCAACACCGGGACCTGGTAG
- a CDS encoding HAMP domain-containing sensor histidine kinase → MSFGGIWRRVRPEGLSAWMARRTLTQLAAGLAILAAVALTGSLMVTGQAARLDQRQQAALLALADYGAMASKLPADSMMEAGAMTEADAAYMSAFLSAFQDGPTRNATTLEQTCRTGQGGAGVRFIRAPVGKPAGLMALETARAERLTRLGEGVFLIRLDPGQLCPTRGVEVIVVKRPIGSLSIIVGRVVDPSGVAWRWAVLAVALTGALILVSGLTAAMFARQRLTSAMAEVSSVLDRAALGDFSRRAPDVAVAPELTQLSTQVNRTLDRLEELLSWLRDSADQLAHDFRTPLARASARLDKLMETEDPVERMRLGEAAGRDLADITRAMNEAMALRDGEAWLFESVRLDVLAEAAVELYQPIADVRDIRIVAEGVPVSVLGVRSLLQRAVANLVDNAVKFSPDGGIVTLRAWDAEEGPALSVADQGPGMVAGQPAAPRSPDSHGMGLTFVRAILRRHGGRMTIDDAKPGAIVTARFSR, encoded by the coding sequence TTGAGCTTCGGGGGGATCTGGCGGAGGGTTCGCCCCGAGGGCCTGTCGGCCTGGATGGCGCGGCGGACTCTGACCCAGCTCGCGGCGGGTCTGGCCATTCTGGCGGCCGTCGCCCTGACCGGATCCCTGATGGTCACGGGGCAGGCGGCGCGGCTGGACCAGCGTCAGCAGGCCGCGCTTCTGGCCCTGGCCGACTATGGCGCGATGGCCTCCAAGCTTCCGGCCGATTCCATGATGGAGGCGGGGGCTATGACCGAGGCCGACGCCGCCTATATGTCCGCCTTCCTCAGCGCCTTCCAGGACGGGCCGACACGCAACGCTACGACCCTGGAGCAGACCTGCCGCACGGGTCAGGGGGGCGCGGGGGTCCGCTTCATCCGCGCGCCGGTCGGCAAGCCCGCAGGCCTCATGGCGCTGGAGACGGCGCGGGCCGAGCGGCTGACGCGGCTGGGCGAGGGGGTCTTCCTGATCCGGCTGGACCCCGGCCAGCTGTGCCCGACGCGGGGGGTGGAGGTGATCGTGGTCAAGCGGCCGATCGGGTCGCTGTCGATCATCGTCGGGCGGGTCGTGGATCCCTCCGGCGTGGCCTGGCGCTGGGCCGTGCTGGCCGTCGCCCTGACCGGGGCCCTGATCCTGGTCTCCGGCCTGACCGCCGCCATGTTCGCGCGCCAGCGCCTGACCAGCGCCATGGCCGAGGTCAGTTCGGTGCTGGACCGCGCCGCGCTGGGCGATTTCTCGCGACGGGCGCCCGACGTGGCGGTGGCGCCCGAGCTGACCCAGCTGTCGACCCAGGTGAACCGGACGCTGGACCGGCTGGAGGAGCTTCTGAGCTGGCTGCGGGATTCCGCGGACCAGCTGGCCCACGATTTCCGCACGCCCCTGGCCCGCGCCTCGGCCCGTCTCGACAAGCTGATGGAGACCGAGGACCCGGTCGAGCGGATGCGGCTGGGCGAGGCGGCGGGGCGGGATCTGGCCGACATCACCCGCGCCATGAACGAGGCCATGGCGTTGCGCGACGGCGAGGCCTGGCTGTTCGAGAGCGTGCGGCTGGACGTCCTGGCCGAGGCGGCGGTCGAGCTCTACCAACCCATCGCCGACGTCCGCGACATCCGCATCGTCGCCGAGGGGGTGCCGGTCTCTGTGCTGGGGGTGCGATCCCTGTTGCAGCGGGCGGTAGCCAATCTGGTGGACAATGCGGTGAAGTTCTCGCCCGACGGCGGGATCGTGACCCTGCGCGCCTGGGACGCGGAGGAAGGCCCCGCCCTGTCGGTCGCCGATCAGGGGCCGGGCATGGTCGCCGGCCAGCCTGCGGCGCCGCGCAGCCCGGACAGCCACGGCATGGGTCTGACCTTCGTGCGCGCCATCCTGCGGCGTCACGGGGGGCGGATGACGATTGATGACGCGAAGCCGGGAGCCATCGTCACGGCAAGGTTCTCACGCTAG
- a CDS encoding NAD(P)-dependent alcohol dehydrogenase produces the protein MITSVAYGAKSAAAKLERMEIEREEPKDDEIQIEVMFTGVCHSDIHQVKNEWKNTVYPCIPGHEVVGRVKKAGARATRFKEGDIVGVGCMIDSCRQCEACTHGDQNYCEGPNGWLATYNGPMTPATETEDGSNMYGRDNTFGGYSDMVVVKEDFALTIPEGLDPAAAAPILCAGVTTWSPLKHWGIEAGDHVAILGFGGLGHMAAKLAKGLGCHVTVLTSTPEKIADAKAQGADAAYVETDKTALTPLAGTFDFILSTVPEKHEIGALLDLLKRDAQFVVVGNLDVVDGVDNSKLAFRRQSVAGSLIGNLQETQDVLDFCAANGIAPEIEVIDIKDINEVYARVENGEVRYRAVIDMATLS, from the coding sequence ATGATCACGTCCGTCGCCTATGGCGCAAAGTCCGCCGCCGCCAAGCTGGAGCGGATGGAGATCGAGCGCGAGGAGCCCAAGGACGACGAAATCCAGATCGAGGTGATGTTCACCGGCGTCTGCCACTCCGACATTCACCAGGTAAAGAACGAGTGGAAGAATACGGTCTATCCCTGCATCCCCGGTCACGAGGTGGTCGGGCGGGTGAAAAAGGCCGGCGCCCGGGCGACCCGCTTCAAGGAAGGCGACATCGTCGGCGTCGGCTGCATGATCGACAGCTGTCGTCAGTGCGAGGCTTGCACCCATGGCGACCAGAACTATTGCGAGGGGCCGAACGGCTGGCTGGCCACCTACAATGGACCGATGACCCCGGCGACGGAGACCGAGGACGGCTCCAACATGTACGGCCGAGACAACACGTTCGGAGGCTATTCCGATATGGTGGTGGTCAAGGAGGACTTCGCCCTGACGATCCCCGAGGGCCTCGATCCGGCCGCCGCCGCGCCGATCCTCTGTGCCGGGGTTACGACCTGGTCGCCGCTGAAACACTGGGGGATAGAGGCGGGCGACCATGTGGCGATTCTGGGCTTCGGCGGTCTCGGTCACATGGCGGCGAAGCTGGCCAAGGGGTTGGGTTGCCATGTGACGGTCCTGACCTCGACGCCCGAAAAGATCGCCGATGCAAAAGCCCAGGGCGCCGACGCCGCCTACGTCGAGACCGACAAGACCGCCCTGACGCCGCTGGCCGGAACCTTCGACTTCATCCTGTCGACCGTGCCGGAAAAGCACGAGATCGGCGCCCTGCTGGACCTTCTGAAGCGCGACGCCCAGTTCGTCGTCGTCGGCAATCTCGACGTCGTGGACGGGGTCGATAACTCCAAGCTTGCATTCCGTCGCCAGTCCGTCGCCGGGTCCTTGATCGGCAATCTGCAGGAAACCCAGGACGTGCTCGACTTTTGCGCCGCCAACGGCATCGCGCCAGAGATCGAGGTCATCGACATCAAGGACATCAACGAGGTCTACGCCCGCGTCGAGAACGGAGAGGTCCGCTACCGCGCGGTTATCGACATGGCGACCCTGAGCTAG
- a CDS encoding CoA transferase: MTAQALAGVRILDLSRVLAGPWATQTLADLGAEVIKIERPGVGDDTRAWGPPFTTKTDGLRGDSAYFLCANRGKKSVELDIASPEGAATIRKLAETSDVLVENFKVGGLKKYGLDYASLAAINPRLVYCSITGFGQSGPRAGQAGYDYMIQAMGGLMSVTGQPDGAPGAEPMKVGVAVVDLATGLYASNAILAALLHARVSGHGQHVDIALFDVQAAMLANQATNYFVSGKAPTRMGNAHPNLVPYQPFLTSDGMVVVAVGNDSQYRALCGALGADDLASDPRYAGNAGRIEHRTELVAAISALTRDLTMAELFDRLEAAGVPCGPVNTIDQVFEEPQAKHRGLEIDLPRDDLSTPTKTVASPIRLSKTPVRYDSAPPRLGADTDEVLGSISR, translated from the coding sequence ATGACCGCCCAAGCCCTCGCCGGCGTCCGCATCCTCGACCTCTCCCGCGTCCTCGCCGGTCCCTGGGCGACCCAGACCCTGGCCGATCTCGGCGCCGAGGTGATCAAGATCGAACGCCCCGGTGTCGGCGACGACACCCGCGCCTGGGGCCCGCCCTTCACGACGAAAACCGATGGCTTGCGAGGCGACAGCGCCTATTTCCTCTGCGCCAACCGGGGCAAGAAGTCGGTCGAACTCGACATCGCCTCGCCCGAGGGCGCCGCGACCATCCGCAAACTGGCCGAGACCTCCGACGTCCTCGTCGAGAACTTCAAGGTCGGAGGGCTGAAGAAGTACGGCCTGGACTACGCCAGCCTTGCGGCGATCAATCCGCGTCTCGTCTACTGCTCGATCACAGGTTTCGGCCAATCGGGCCCGCGCGCCGGTCAGGCGGGCTACGACTACATGATCCAGGCCATGGGCGGGCTGATGAGCGTTACCGGCCAGCCCGACGGCGCGCCAGGCGCCGAGCCGATGAAGGTCGGCGTCGCGGTCGTCGACCTGGCCACCGGCCTCTACGCCTCTAACGCCATCCTCGCCGCCCTCCTGCATGCGCGCGTATCGGGTCACGGTCAGCACGTCGACATCGCCCTGTTCGACGTCCAGGCCGCCATGCTGGCCAATCAGGCGACCAACTATTTCGTTTCCGGCAAGGCCCCGACCCGGATGGGCAACGCCCACCCCAACCTCGTCCCCTACCAGCCCTTCCTGACCTCGGACGGCATGGTCGTCGTCGCCGTGGGCAATGACTCCCAGTACCGCGCCTTATGCGGCGCCCTCGGAGCCGACGATCTGGCCTCCGACCCCCGCTACGCCGGCAATGCGGGACGGATCGAGCACCGCACCGAACTGGTCGCAGCGATCTCAGCCCTGACGCGCGACCTGACCATGGCCGAGCTGTTCGACCGGCTGGAGGCGGCGGGCGTCCCCTGCGGCCCGGTCAACACCATCGACCAGGTCTTCGAAGAACCCCAGGCGAAGCACCGCGGCCTTGAGATCGACCTCCCACGCGACGACCTCTCCACGCCCACCAAGACCGTCGCCTCCCCCATCCGCCTGTCGAAGACCCCGGTCCGTTACGATAGCGCCCCGCCGCGACTGGGGGCGGATACGGACGAAGTCCTGGGCTCTATCAGCCGCTGA
- a CDS encoding response regulator transcription factor encodes MSSMEIEQAADNDPFAALAEVFAGRRALVLEDDPALAEHVSDRLLRAGFEAVDCVDAGEQALTSAATHAYDVLILDRLTKGLDGLETLKRLRVSAGPSSDAPALMLTALIGERQRVEGLLGGADDYLSKPVGDEELLARIAAQLRRVARRAKPANADLINGPFRLSPGARTLKLMIEGGERLIDLSPLEFAIVSELMTARGQPVTKTMLWDRCWVEWTFLPDNFVNIIDARISALRRRLKEQAPELGEDLHPLIVSARSQSLIFRDLDAA; translated from the coding sequence ATGAGCAGCATGGAAATCGAGCAGGCGGCGGACAACGATCCCTTCGCCGCACTGGCCGAGGTGTTCGCCGGCCGGCGCGCTCTGGTGCTGGAGGACGATCCGGCCCTGGCCGAGCATGTCTCGGACCGTCTGCTACGCGCCGGGTTCGAGGCGGTGGACTGCGTCGATGCGGGCGAACAGGCCCTGACGTCTGCGGCGACCCATGCCTATGACGTCTTGATCCTGGATCGCCTGACCAAGGGGCTGGACGGGCTGGAGACGCTGAAGCGGTTGCGGGTCTCGGCGGGACCGTCGTCGGACGCCCCGGCCTTGATGCTGACCGCGCTGATTGGCGAGCGCCAGCGGGTCGAGGGCCTGCTGGGCGGGGCCGACGACTATCTGTCCAAGCCCGTCGGCGACGAGGAGCTGCTGGCCCGGATCGCGGCCCAGCTTCGTCGCGTGGCCCGTCGCGCCAAGCCCGCCAACGCCGACCTGATCAATGGACCGTTCCGCCTCTCGCCGGGCGCCCGGACCCTGAAGCTGATGATCGAGGGCGGGGAGCGGTTGATCGACCTGTCGCCTCTGGAGTTCGCCATCGTCTCGGAACTGATGACCGCGCGCGGCCAGCCGGTGACCAAGACCATGCTGTGGGACCGCTGCTGGGTCGAATGGACCTTCCTGCCGGATAATTTCGTTAACATCATCGACGCCCGCATCTCGGCCTTGCGTCGCCGGCTGAAGGAACAGGCGCCGGAACTGGGCGAGGACCTGCACCCGCTGATCGTCTCGGCCCGCAGCCAGAGCCTGATCTTCCGCGACCTGGACGCGGCGTAG
- a CDS encoding DUF6655 family protein: protein MRLALIGAVALVAGCASTSETNLGRTATEQLLMARAADQAVDGLRLPIPPGSRVFVDNRYFQGEGSSYAISAVRNALSEAGFALADDKGQADAVFELRAGALSLEQMRRVVGMPPLAVPINENFNVVSLPELSLYSRRDRVGVAEFSGFVYDARTGAPLGAVSPMIGEYRIRSHKLLMVVSWGQQSARPGERDPGDSWREF from the coding sequence GTGCGTCTGGCGCTGATCGGCGCGGTCGCCCTCGTGGCTGGCTGCGCCTCGACGTCGGAGACCAATCTCGGCCGCACCGCGACCGAGCAGCTGTTGATGGCGCGCGCGGCCGACCAGGCCGTCGACGGCCTGCGTCTGCCCATCCCGCCGGGATCGCGGGTCTTCGTCGACAACCGGTACTTCCAGGGTGAGGGATCGTCCTATGCGATCTCGGCGGTGCGGAACGCCCTATCGGAGGCCGGTTTCGCTCTCGCCGACGACAAGGGTCAGGCCGACGCCGTGTTCGAGCTGCGCGCCGGCGCCCTGTCGCTGGAGCAGATGCGCCGGGTGGTCGGCATGCCGCCGCTGGCCGTACCGATCAACGAGAATTTCAACGTCGTCTCCTTGCCGGAGCTCAGCCTCTACAGCCGCCGCGACCGGGTCGGCGTCGCGGAGTTCTCCGGCTTCGTTTACGACGCGCGGACGGGCGCGCCCCTGGGCGCCGTGTCGCCGATGATCGGCGAGTACCGCATCCGCAGCCACAAGCTCCTGATGGTCGTCAGCTGGGGCCAACAGTCAGCCCGCCCCGGCGAGCGCGACCCCGGCGACAGCTGGCGAGAGTTCTGA